A window of the Glaciimonas sp. CA11.2 genome harbors these coding sequences:
- a CDS encoding OFA family MFS transporter yields the protein MGFLSKERTIAGAGFNRWLVPPAALAIHLCIGMAYGFSVFWLPLSKAIGIKESLACGSDIGFFAEIFASNCDWKISMLGWIFTMFFVILGTSAAIWGSWLEHVGPRKAGFVAALCWCGGLLISALGVYLHQIWLMWLGSGVIGGIGLGLGYISPVSTLIKWFPDRRGMATGMAIMGFGGGALIGSPLAFKLMQYFASDTGVGVWQTFVVLALGYFVFMMAGAFGYRIPPSGWKPAGWLPPPPSKNTMITQKHVHVSKIWGIPQFWLVWLVLCLNVSAGIGVIGMASPMLQEVFGGRLLGVATKFSALSLEQKSAIAAIAAGFTGLISLFNIGGRFVWASCSDFLGRKKTYMIFFILGFILFVSLPWSGAAGSMALFVTAVCLIVSMYGGGFATAPAYLADLFGTQMVGAIHGRLLTAWATAGILGPVVVNYMREYQLSLGIPREAVYNTTMYILAGMLLVGLVCNLMIRPVAEKYFMTAEELEHEKHLAHEKIVATTGVRAPVVVDMSLVGSGGSPALLMLAWAAVGIPLIWGIFTTLQKAAVLFK from the coding sequence ATGGGTTTTTTATCAAAAGAACGGACTATTGCCGGTGCTGGATTCAATCGATGGCTAGTGCCGCCTGCGGCCTTGGCGATTCACCTTTGTATCGGAATGGCCTACGGTTTTTCGGTATTCTGGTTGCCTTTATCCAAGGCGATTGGGATTAAAGAGTCTTTGGCGTGTGGCAGTGATATAGGATTTTTTGCTGAGATATTCGCAAGCAATTGCGACTGGAAAATTTCAATGCTGGGCTGGATATTCACTATGTTCTTCGTGATATTGGGCACTTCTGCAGCAATTTGGGGAAGCTGGCTGGAGCACGTTGGACCGCGTAAGGCAGGTTTCGTGGCCGCATTATGTTGGTGCGGCGGATTGCTGATCTCGGCCCTCGGGGTTTATCTTCATCAAATTTGGCTTATGTGGCTCGGTTCGGGTGTGATCGGTGGTATCGGTCTGGGATTAGGTTACATCTCGCCGGTGTCGACATTGATTAAATGGTTTCCGGATCGGCGCGGTATGGCGACCGGTATGGCGATTATGGGTTTTGGCGGTGGTGCGTTGATCGGCAGTCCCTTGGCATTCAAGCTGATGCAATATTTTGCCAGCGATACAGGCGTTGGCGTATGGCAAACTTTTGTGGTTTTGGCGTTAGGTTATTTTGTCTTCATGATGGCCGGTGCGTTTGGTTATCGGATTCCGCCATCGGGCTGGAAACCGGCTGGCTGGTTGCCGCCGCCGCCATCTAAAAACACGATGATTACGCAGAAACATGTGCATGTCAGCAAAATTTGGGGCATTCCGCAATTCTGGCTGGTGTGGTTGGTGCTATGCCTGAATGTGTCGGCAGGTATTGGCGTGATTGGGATGGCTTCGCCGATGTTGCAAGAAGTATTTGGTGGTCGCTTGCTTGGCGTTGCCACAAAATTTTCAGCATTGTCCTTAGAGCAGAAGAGCGCGATTGCCGCTATTGCAGCAGGATTCACTGGTCTTATCAGTTTGTTTAATATTGGTGGTCGTTTCGTCTGGGCTTCATGTTCCGATTTTCTAGGGCGCAAGAAAACTTACATGATCTTTTTTATACTTGGTTTCATTCTCTTTGTATCGCTGCCATGGTCTGGCGCGGCCGGTAGCATGGCGTTATTCGTCACAGCGGTATGTTTGATCGTGTCGATGTACGGCGGTGGTTTTGCGACTGCACCAGCGTATTTAGCCGATTTGTTCGGTACGCAAATGGTGGGTGCGATTCATGGCCGTTTGCTGACAGCTTGGGCAACAGCAGGGATTTTGGGGCCAGTAGTCGTAAATTATATGCGTGAGTACCAATTGTCATTAGGCATTCCACGGGAGGCAGTCTACAACACGACCATGTATATCCTCGCGGGAATGCTGCTGGTGGGTTTGGTGTGCAATTTAATGATTCGTCCAGTGGCAGAAAAATATTTCATGACCGCGGAAGAGCTGGAGCATGAAAAGCATCTCGCGCACGAAAAAATAGTCGCGACGACTGGTGTCCGTGCACCGGTTGTGGTGGATATGTCGCTCGTCGGTAGCGGTGGTAGCCCAGCGCTCTTGATGCTGGCGTGGGCTGCAGTCGGTATTCCGCTAATCTGGGGTATTTTCACGACATTGCAAAAAGCAGCGGTGCTGTTTAAATAA
- a CDS encoding substrate-binding domain-containing protein: MYKVTIKPHWEIGQTSDAVLDTTGLLILLTSIRETGSISNAAKATKQSYRHVWGLLRAAEELFGHPLVLTERGRGSVLTPLAEKLIWADRRIAARLSPTLDSLASELEGELSKAVAGSSKTIRLNASHGFAVAALLSQLNAIQLPIDLRYRSSTDAVSALSRGECDLAGFHVPFGEFEDAIISLYARWLNKKTHCLIHLAVRDQGLVVAPGNPKNIHTLTDLANNGVLFVNRQTGSGTRLLLEMLLAKAGVAQQAINGFESTEFTHSAVAAFIASGMADVGFGVQTAAARFGLEFIPLVRERYFFALPIAAMQDPMIQQIITTIQTDTFREVVNQLAGYDGSATGDILSLPDAFAYLR; the protein is encoded by the coding sequence ATGTATAAAGTTACAATCAAACCACATTGGGAAATTGGACAAACTTCTGATGCCGTTCTGGACACGACTGGGCTGTTGATTTTGCTGACATCAATCCGGGAAACTGGCTCAATTTCCAATGCGGCCAAAGCCACGAAGCAATCGTACCGTCATGTTTGGGGACTCTTGCGCGCCGCAGAAGAACTTTTCGGTCATCCACTGGTATTGACCGAGCGCGGTCGCGGCAGCGTTCTCACACCGCTTGCAGAAAAATTAATTTGGGCCGACCGCCGTATCGCCGCTCGCTTGTCGCCCACGTTAGATAGTTTAGCCTCCGAATTGGAGGGCGAGTTGAGCAAAGCCGTCGCTGGCTCCAGCAAAACGATTCGGCTAAATGCAAGCCATGGATTTGCGGTTGCGGCATTGCTGAGTCAGCTAAATGCTATTCAATTACCAATCGATCTGCGCTATCGTAGCAGCACCGACGCTGTGTCTGCTCTATCTCGCGGCGAATGTGATCTGGCAGGTTTTCATGTTCCATTTGGCGAATTTGAAGATGCGATTATCTCCCTTTACGCGCGCTGGCTGAACAAAAAAACCCACTGCCTGATCCATCTGGCAGTGAGAGATCAAGGATTGGTGGTCGCACCCGGTAATCCAAAAAACATTCATACGTTGACTGATCTGGCTAACAACGGCGTCCTTTTCGTAAATCGGCAGACTGGGTCCGGCACCCGCCTGCTCCTGGAAATGCTACTGGCCAAAGCCGGAGTCGCGCAACAGGCCATAAACGGATTTGAGAGCACCGAATTTACACACTCTGCGGTGGCGGCTTTTATTGCCAGCGGTATGGCCGATGTTGGATTCGGCGTGCAAACTGCCGCAGCCCGCTTCGGCCTTGAATTCATCCCGTTAGTCCGAGAGCGTTATTTCTTTGCGCTGCCAATCGCGGCAATGCAAGATCCTATGATCCAACAAATCATTACCACAATACAAACCGATACCTTCCGCGAAGTGGTCAACCAGTTAGCTGGCTATGATGGAAGCGCAACTGGTGACATTTTGTCGCTGCCGGACGCATTTGCGTATTTACGCTGA
- a CDS encoding basic amino acid ABC transporter substrate-binding protein, giving the protein MKKLSKALLCVASSVVLLAACGKKENKEAQVAVSAPSVYVVGAEATFAPFEYQNEQKEIVGFDVDLMNAIADKAGFQVKFVNTPFEGIFNFLAQGDRDLLASAITITDERKQTVDFSEPYYESTQLIVVPKDSKVTKFRDLEKLTVGVQSATTGDEVVQKLLGKSNPKIKRLESATLALKELEGGGVDAVVLDTGPVKNYVKNNAALGFHFISDPDFPKEYYGIAVKKGNAALLAKVNQGLAAVKADGTYDKIFKKYFADDAK; this is encoded by the coding sequence ATGAAAAAGTTGTCTAAAGCGTTGCTATGCGTAGCATCAAGTGTTGTCCTGTTGGCAGCATGCGGCAAAAAAGAAAATAAAGAAGCACAAGTGGCGGTATCCGCCCCGTCGGTCTACGTAGTCGGTGCAGAGGCAACCTTTGCGCCGTTTGAATATCAAAACGAACAAAAAGAAATCGTTGGCTTCGACGTCGATCTGATGAATGCGATTGCAGACAAAGCGGGCTTCCAGGTCAAGTTCGTCAATACGCCATTTGAAGGCATTTTCAATTTTCTCGCACAAGGCGACCGCGATTTACTGGCATCTGCGATCACGATCACCGATGAGCGCAAGCAAACCGTCGATTTTTCTGAACCCTATTACGAATCAACCCAGTTGATCGTCGTCCCCAAAGACTCTAAAGTGACAAAATTCAGAGATTTAGAAAAACTCACCGTCGGCGTACAAAGTGCCACCACCGGTGATGAAGTGGTCCAAAAGCTATTGGGTAAGAGTAATCCGAAAATCAAGCGTCTTGAATCGGCGACGTTAGCCTTGAAAGAATTGGAAGGCGGCGGTGTTGATGCGGTGGTCCTGGATACCGGCCCGGTAAAAAATTACGTTAAAAATAATGCAGCATTAGGCTTTCACTTTATCTCCGATCCAGATTTTCCTAAAGAGTATTACGGTATTGCAGTCAAAAAGGGCAATGCCGCTTTACTTGCTAAAGTAAATCAAGGCCTTGCTGCCGTCAAAGCCGATGGCACTTATGACAAAATCTTCAAGAAATACTTTGCTGATGACGCGAAATAA
- a CDS encoding basic amino acid ABC transporter substrate-binding protein, protein MKKSFLSLLALTCACAALVACGKTDPKSAEAASGATNPVNTNVEYVVGTDAAYAPFSSMNEQKEAVGFEMDIIKAVAERAGIKIKVENTPFDGIFNALAQGDRDILISSITITDLRKQTVDFTDPYFEANQLIAVPLNSKVTKFSDLKTLKIGVQSATTGDEAAQQLVGKNNPNVKRFESMPLAFQELNGGGVDAVVGDNGVVVNYVKNNSANSFKIISDPTFPKEFYGIAVKKGNTALLEKLNKGLADIKADGTADKIYAKYFSGKT, encoded by the coding sequence ATGAAGAAAAGCTTTCTGTCTCTGTTAGCCTTGACCTGCGCGTGCGCCGCCTTAGTGGCGTGCGGAAAAACTGATCCAAAATCGGCAGAAGCAGCTTCCGGAGCAACAAATCCGGTCAATACTAACGTTGAATATGTAGTAGGAACCGATGCCGCTTATGCGCCCTTCTCATCAATGAACGAACAAAAAGAAGCGGTCGGCTTTGAAATGGATATCATCAAAGCTGTCGCCGAGCGGGCAGGTATTAAAATCAAAGTGGAGAATACGCCGTTTGATGGCATCTTCAATGCGTTAGCGCAAGGAGATCGCGATATCTTGATATCCAGCATCACCATTACGGATCTGCGCAAGCAAACAGTTGATTTCACCGATCCATACTTTGAAGCCAATCAATTGATTGCCGTGCCGTTAAATTCTAAAGTTACAAAATTTTCCGACTTAAAAACGCTCAAAATCGGCGTACAAAGTGCGACGACGGGTGACGAAGCAGCCCAGCAACTGGTGGGTAAAAATAACCCCAATGTCAAACGCTTCGAATCTATGCCCTTAGCATTTCAGGAGCTTAACGGTGGCGGCGTTGACGCCGTAGTCGGCGATAATGGCGTCGTGGTTAATTACGTAAAAAATAATAGTGCCAATAGTTTTAAGATTATTTCTGATCCTACCTTCCCAAAAGAGTTTTACGGAATCGCCGTCAAAAAAGGTAATACGGCTTTACTGGAAAAACTGAATAAGGGACTTGCAGATATCAAGGCAGATGGTACTGCCGACAAAATTTACGCAAAGTATTTTTCGGGAAAGACCTAG
- a CDS encoding amino acid ABC transporter permease — MDFRWSIIQGYAPLFVQGFFMTVQVAVISIIIGTLLGLFLGMLRVAEVKHGPWKWPFRLVKALASFYVAFFRGTPLFVQILLIHFAVMPVLIHQDNGLLISGELARTIKQNYGAFISGVVALSLNAGAYISEIFRAGIQSIDRGQTYAASSLGMGYRTTMRYVVLPQAFRRMLPPLGNEAITLLKDSSLVSAIGLAELAYAARTVAGAYSRYWEPYITISVVYFTMTMCLAALVSRLERKYAAPGRH, encoded by the coding sequence ATGGATTTTCGCTGGAGCATCATCCAGGGCTACGCGCCACTGTTCGTACAAGGTTTTTTCATGACTGTGCAGGTTGCGGTCATCAGCATTATTATCGGCACCTTACTCGGTCTTTTTTTAGGTATGTTGCGCGTCGCTGAAGTCAAGCATGGTCCTTGGAAATGGCCGTTCCGTCTGGTCAAAGCATTAGCAAGTTTTTACGTTGCATTTTTTCGTGGCACGCCGCTGTTTGTCCAGATTCTGCTCATTCACTTTGCTGTCATGCCGGTCTTGATCCATCAGGACAACGGCCTGCTCATTTCCGGTGAACTGGCACGCACCATCAAACAAAACTATGGCGCGTTCATCTCAGGTGTGGTGGCGCTTTCACTGAATGCGGGCGCTTACATTTCTGAAATTTTTCGCGCAGGGATTCAGTCAATTGACCGCGGACAAACCTATGCCGCATCAAGCTTAGGCATGGGTTATCGCACCACGATGCGCTACGTGGTGTTGCCACAAGCATTTCGTCGCATGCTGCCGCCACTAGGTAACGAGGCCATTACATTACTGAAGGATTCATCACTTGTATCCGCGATTGGATTAGCTGAATTAGCCTACGCAGCACGAACGGTAGCGGGTGCTTACTCTCGCTATTGGGAGCCCTACATAACAATTTCTGTAGTCTACTTCACCATGACGATGTGTTTAGCCGCTCTGGTTTCAAGGCTCGAACGTAAGTACGCTGCGCCAGGTCGCCACTAA